A stretch of the Lactuca sativa cultivar Salinas chromosome 9, Lsat_Salinas_v11, whole genome shotgun sequence genome encodes the following:
- the LOC111876545 gene encoding probable WRKY transcription factor 26: MSSFSDQAPAPRTGGLAARIAERVGSGVPKFKSIPPPSLPISPPAVSPSSYFAIPAGLSPADLLDSPVLLSSSHILPSPTTGSFPFQAFNWKNLSSNNQNHEQSIKKEQKSFTDFSFQQQSNHLTEQLWNHQKSREQDEKAFVQSEHASQFQSFSPEISTIQTDSNSQTQSFQSGYAASNNNLNNQPSQKKSDDGYNWRKYGQKQVKGSENPRSYYKCTYPNCSMKKKLETNLDGQITEIVYKGNHNHPKPQSTRRSSSSSSASNHLQMTQVSSNHELLDYPDQSYGSHGSGQFDSVATPENSSISDDLDRSSCQRSRSGGDEFDEDEPDAKRWRASENEGISTIGGTRTVREPRVVVQTTSDIDILDDGYRWRKYGQKVVKGNPNPRSYYKCTSSGCSVRKHVERASQDLRSVITTYEGKHNHDVPMARGSGHRLPSGTLGNNIPTTAIKPVALSHYQSNNSISDSAHRGFSFLSSADNQTMFTSEMLQNNESFKFSRFENALKSNYIDQKRDSERAFSEAKEEPRDDMFFESLLC; the protein is encoded by the exons ATGTCTTCCTTTTCCGACCAAGCTCCTGCTCCCCGGACCGGCGGACTCGCAGCTCGAATCGCAGAAAGAGTGGGCTCCGGCGTACCAAAATTCAAGTCAATCCCTCCACCTTCACTACCCATCTCCCCTCCGGCGGTATCACCTTCTTCCTACTTCGCTATTCCCGCTGGTTTAAGCCCGGCTGATCTTTTGGACTCCCCTGTTCTTCTCTCGTCTTCCCAC ATTCTACCATCTCCGACCACCGGTTCCTTCCCATTTCAAGCTTTCAATTGGAAGAATCTCAGCAGCAACAACCAGAACCACGAACAGAGCATAAAAAAAGAGCAAAAAAGCTTCACAGATTTCTCTTTTCAACAACAATCAAATCATCTAACT GAGCAACTATGGAATCATCAGAAATCCAGGGAACAAGATGAAAAAGCTTTTGTGCAATCAGAACACGCATCTCAGTTCCAGAGTTTCTCCCCTGAAATTTCCACGATTCAAACCGATTCAAATTCGCAGACGCAAAGTTTTCAATCTGGTTATGCAGCCAGCAACAACAATTTGAACAATCAACCATCGCAGAAAAAATCAGATGATGGGTATAATTGGAGAAAATACGGGCAAAAGCAGGTGAAAGGAAGTGAAAATCCTAGAAGCTATTACAAGTGCACGTATCCAAACTGTTCGATGAAGAAGAAACTGGAAACGAATTTAGATGGACAGATTACAGAGATAGTTTATAAGGGTAACCATAATCATCCAAAACCTCAATCTACTCGAAGatcatcgtcatcgtcatcagCTTCAAATCATTTACAGATGACTCAAGTGTCTAGTAACCATGAACTACTTGATTACCCTGATCAATCTTATGGTTCTCACGGATCTGGGCAGTTCGATTCCGTAGCCACGCCGGAGAATTCTTCAATTTCTGATGACCTTGATCGGAGTAGCTGTCAGAGGAGTAGGTCAGGTGGGGACGAGTTCGATGAAGACGAGCCTGATGCCAAAAGATG GAGGGCGTCGGAAAACGAAGGGATATCAACGATCGGAGGAACTAGAACTGTAAGAGAACCGAGGGTTGTGGTTCAAACAACAAGCGATATTGATATTCTTGATGATGGGTATAGATGGAGAAAATACGGCCAAAAAGTAGTcaaaggaaaccctaatcctag GAGTTACTATAAATGTACGAGTTCCGGTTGTTCTGTTAGAAAACACGTTGAAAGAGCATCCCAAGACTTGAGGTCAGTGATAACAACCTACGAGGGAAAGCACAACCACGATGTCCCAATGGCTCGAGGGTCTGGTCATCGGTTGCCATCTGGCACACTCGGCAACAACATTCCCACTACTGCAATTAAGCCTGTTGCACTCTCCCATTACCAATCCAATAACTCTATTTCGGATTCAGCCCACCGTGGATTCAGTTTCCTTTCATCAGCAGATAATCAAACCATGTTTACATCAGAGATGTTGCAGAATAATGAAAGTTTCAAGTTCTCGAGATTTGAGAATGCTTTGAAGTCCAACTACATTGATCAAAAACGTGATTCCGAAAGAGCATTTTCAGAAGCCAAAGAGGAACCTCGAGATGATATGTTTTTCGAGTCCTTATTATGCTAA